From Zingiber officinale cultivar Zhangliang chromosome 5B, Zo_v1.1, whole genome shotgun sequence, the proteins below share one genomic window:
- the LOC121986805 gene encoding E3 ubiquitin-protein ligase EL5-like, with the protein MWAVYLAIGTVFAISFGIAMLFAYKLWFSVPASLVASEGKAAAGLSTAELDMIAGDGGGAVVDGGQYCAVCLEEMEEGQAARVLPECRHAFHRECVDRWLARHRECPLCRAVLRPPRSPPVAHVPTLAV; encoded by the coding sequence ATGTGGGCGGTGTACCTGGCGATCGGGACGGTCTTCGCCATCAGCTTTGGGATCGCGATGTTGTTCGCGTACAAGTTGTGGTTCTCGGTGCCTGCAAGCCTGGTGGCGTCGGAGGGCAAGGCGGCGGCCGGCCTGTCGACTGCGGAGTTGGATATGATAGCAGGCGACGGAGGGGGCGCGGTGGTGGATGGGGGGCAGTACTGCGCGGTGTGCCTGGAGGAGATGGAGGAGGGGCAGGCAGCGAGGGTTCTTCCAGAGTGCCGCCACGCCTTCCACCGCGAGTGCGTCGACAGATGGCTGGCGAGGCACCGGGAATGCCCCCTCTGCCGGGCCGTCCTCCGCCCTCCTCGTTCGCCTCCCGTCGCACACGTGCCGACGCTTGCGGTGTAG
- the LOC121984810 gene encoding actin-depolymerizing factor 5-like — protein MAMAFKMATEGMRVKQECLSSFMEMKWKKVSRYVVYKIDEKAREVMVDKVGAAGEGYDGLAAALPADDCRYAVFDFDFLSCDNCQRSKIFFITWSPTASRIRSKILYATSKQGLRRLLEGIHYEVQATDPAEMGFDVIRERAK, from the exons ATGGCGATGGCCTTCAAGATG GCGACGGAGGGGATGCGGGTGAAGCAGGAATGTTTGAGCTCATTTATGGAGATGAAGTGGAAGAAGGTGAGCCGGTACGTGGTGTACAAGATCGACGAGAAGGCCCGCGAGGTGATGGTTGACAAAGTCGGCGCCGCCGGCGAGGGCTACGACGGCCTCGCTGCCGCCCTCCCCGCCGACGACTGCCGCTACGCCGTCTTCGACTTCGACTTCCTATCCTGTGACAACTGTCAGAGAAGCAAGATCTTCTTTATCACCTG GTCCCCTACAGCATCAAGGATCAGATCGAAGATCTTGTATGCCACCTCAAAGCAAGGACTGAGGAGGCTACTGGAAGGGATCCACTATGAGGTGCAAGCGACCGACCCTGCAGAGATGGGATTTGATGTGATCCGAGAGAGGGCCAAATGA
- the LOC121984811 gene encoding cyclin-B2-1-like isoform X3 has product MDVVGGSEQGIMQPKTSREMGNRRALRDIKNLLGAQRNPYVVTKKGLTDSKINLDDQNPALGARRPITRRFAATLANQSQAHNQDSKENYQQIGNDREHAAAIQPDDSSDLEEVEMEESVVDSMPDIDSCDHDDPLAVVDYVDDIYRLYRKTEDESCVDPNYMSKQFDINGKMRAILIDWLIEVHYKFELMEETLFLTVNIIDRFLESETVVRKKLQLVGITALFLACKYEEVSVPVVEDLILISDKAYTRTEVLEMEKLIAGTLHFNMSIPTPCVFMKRFLKAAESDRKLELLSYFIIELSLVEYKMLKFCPSLLAAAAIYTAQCALKGQEEWTKTCELHTAYSKSQLLECSMLMVDFHLKAATGKLTGVHRKYSTFKYGCAARTEAAIFLLETNP; this is encoded by the exons ATGGATGTAGTTGGCGGTAGTGAGCAAGGCATAATGCAACCTAAGACTTCTCGAG AAATGGGCAATCGAAGGGCATTGAGGGACATAAAGAATCTGTTGGGGGCACAACGTAACCCTTATGTGGTGACCAAGAAGGGATTGACGGA CAGCAAAATAAATTTAGATGATCAGAATCCTGCACTTGGTGCCCGACGACCAATTACAAG GAGATTTGCTGCTACATTGGCAAACCAATCGCAAGCTCACAATCAG GATTCCAAGGAAAATTATCAGCAAATTGGGAATGACAGAGAGCATGCAGCAGCCATACAGCCTGAT GATAGCTCTGATCTCGAGGAGGTTGAAATGGAAGAAAGTGTGGTGGATTCGATGCCTGATATTGATAGCTGTGACCACGATGATCCACTGGCAGTAGTtgattatgtagatgatatatacAGATTGTACAGGAAAACAGAG GATGAAAGTTGTGTGGACCCTAACTacatgtccaagcagtttgatatcaATGGAAAAATGCGGGCTATTCTCATTGACTGGTTGATAGAG GTGCATTATAAATTCGAATTAATGGAGGAGACACTTTTTCTGACTGTAAATATTATCGATAGATTCTTAGAAAGTGAGACGGTAGTAAGGAAAAAACTTCAGCTGGTTGGAATTACAGCATTGTTTCTTGCTTGCAAGTACGAGGAAGTGTCCGTTCCAGTTGTTGAGGATTTGATCTTAATTTCTGACAAAGCTTACACTAGGACTGAAGTTCTTGAAATG GAAAAACTTATTGCAGGGACATTGCACTTCAATATGTCCATTCCAACTCCTTGCGTCTTCATGAAAAGGTTTCTCAAGGCAGCTGAATCTGACCGAAAG TTGGAGCTTCTTTCTTATTTCATCATAGAGCTCTCTTTGGTTGAGTACAAGATGCTCAAATTCTGCCCTTCGTTACTGGCTGCTGCAGCAATATATACCGCACAATGCGCCCTCAAAGGGCAGGAGGAATGGACAAAAACTTGCGAATTGCACACTGCCTATTCAAAGAGCCAGCTACT TGAATGCTCTATGTTGATGGTGGATTTCCACCTCAAGGCTGCAACTGGAAAACTCACTGGAGTACATAGGAAATACAGTACTTTTAAGTATGGATGTGCAGCAAGAACAGAAGCTGCTATTTTTCTACTGGAAACTAATCCTTAG
- the LOC121984808 gene encoding arginine-glutamic acid dipeptide repeats protein-like isoform X2, protein MASTVHEKKRRLRVLGLRRQPRKGGLPLSPFVGTTEAVGAPLLSSTPSPPVSSFQRRHQEFGAWVFLRRRLHDQERVFFSPRRKQGRGKLPSSPRYRHRDLRQDSPLIGPLAPHPQPTPIADRAQQHLRRQPPRVASPPPATSTRTAAPPPATSARCQPPTDSLHAPPAAPPPVASMGRNHHLPAVPVPTLPRFRFVSL, encoded by the exons ATGGCCAGCACTGTTCATGAAAAAAAGAGGAGGCTTCGGGTTTTGGGGCTCCGCCGCCAGCCAAGGAAGGGTGGTCTCCCTCTCTCGCCCTTCGTTGGCACCACCGAAGCCGTAGGCGCTCCCCTCCTCTCCTCTACCCCTTCCCCTCCGGTCTCCTCATTCCAGCGCCGCCACCAGGAGTTTGGGGCATGGGTTTTCCTCCGCCGCCGCCTCCATGACCAGGAGAGGGTCTTCTTCTCCCCTCGCCGCAAGCAGGGGAGGGGAAAGCTCCCTTCTTCCCCGCGCTACCGCCACAGGGACCTTCGACAGGACTCGCCGCTCATCGGACCACTCGCACCGCACCCACAACCCACGCCCATCGCTGACCGCGCACAGCAGCACCTCCGCCGGCAGCCACCGCGCGTTGCTAGCCCCCCGCCAGCAACCTCCACGCGCACAGCAGCTCCTCCGCCGGCAACCTCCGCGCGCTGCCAGCCCCCCACCGACAGCCTCCATGCGCCCCCAGCAGCTCCTCCGCCGGTAGCTTCCATGGGCCGCAACCATCACTTACCGGCAGTCCCTGTGCCGACTTTACCTCGGTTCCGATTTGTGTCGCTGTG A
- the LOC121984807 gene encoding la-related protein 1B-like gives MTVPASMAAAAAASTDSSPSSPSPRADRAARQPWSHVVRGEPDGSSSSPPPISSPDPSDRKPSASDGVAQEAAAARGKKPAWKRPLPNGSIETGPAVMGGSASWPALSESAKPAAKSQPSASDGTPPLSASPGPATSNSLPKQNVTPHGAPNHLAPENQKSIKRGGNISNGASPTSVAAAAAAAPSPPPTLAIMPQANMDEQAPRELSSQEHSTKNTTNYNNDSKGGGSGSQVHDGGGDNWRSYGGNRRWNNGGGSGSHHSNYSNRRDQERGSYDGYRRNSFGRDFQIQHRGARPYFRPPPPPMPPPFPGHIPQVRPFGNPIVFSDMQSPYVYLSSQPPPGALPFVHHPGMAHAMYFPAIDAQRATLLKQIDFYFSDENLCRDVYLRQNMDEQGWVSVSLVAGFNRVRQITNNIDFILDTLPLSTEVEVQGDKIRKRKGWMSYLLRPSINRAANASGQSPVTLKPDNLAAQLQAVDLEAAVSEQSRRRILSRSASGNVNSQLHADAAADCNGDIIGQMDQE, from the exons ATGACCGTTCCTGCTTCcatggccgccgccgccgccgcctccacgGATTCGTCGCCCTCCTCACCTTCCCCGCGGGCGGACCGGGCCGCCCGCCAACCCTGGTCCCATGTCGTCCGAGGTGAACCCGACGGATCCTCCTCCTCCCCGCCCCCGATCTCGTCGCCGGATCCCTCCGATCGAAAGCCTTCTGCTTCCGATGGTGTCGCGCAGGAAGCCGCCGCTGCTCGCGGGAAGAAGCCCGCCTGGAAGCGCCCTTTGCCCAATGGCTCGATCGAGACGGGCCCGGCCGTGATGGGCGGCTCCGCCTCCTGGCCTGCTCTCTCTGAGTCCGCCAAGCCTGCAGCTAAGTCTCAGCCCTCCGCTTCAGATGGAACGCCGCCGCTCTCTGCATCACCG GGGCCTGCGACTTCGAATTCTTTGCCGAAGCAGAATGTAACTCCGCATGGCGCTCCAAATCATCTGGCTCCTGAAAACCAGAAATCGATCAAACGTGGTGGTAATATTAGCAATGGCGCGTCTCCTACCAgtgtggcggcggcggcggcggcggcgccctCACCCCCACCGACTTTGGCAATTATGCCCCAGGCAAACATGGACGAGCAGGCTCCTCGAGAGCTCTCGTCTCAAGAGCATTCTACCAAGAACACTACCAACTACAACAATGATTCCAAGGGAGGCGGGTCGGGATCACAGGTTCATGATGGTGGCGGTGACAATTGGAGGAGCTATGGTGGCAACAGGAGGTGGAACAATGGCGGTGGTTCTGGATCTCACCATAGCAACTATAGTAACCGCCGTGATCAGGAGCGTGGTAGCTATGATGGATATCGGAGGAATTCTTTTGGAAGGGACTTCCAGATCCAGCACCGAGGTGCCCGACCCTATTTTAGGCCTCCACCGCCGCCAATGCCACCTCCATTCCCTGGACATATTCCACAGGTTCGGCCTTTTGGGAATCCCATTGTTTTCTCTG ATATGCAATCTCCTTACGTTTATTTATCTAGCCAACCACCTCCTGGGGCTCTTCCCTTTGTTCATCATCCGGGAATGGCACATGCTATGTATTTCCCAGCTATAGATGCGCAGCGTGCTACTTTACTCAAGCAGATAGATTTCTATTTCAG TGATGAGAATCTGTGTAGAGATGTTTATTTAAGGCAGAACATGGATGAGCAGGGATGGGTTTCGGTATCCTTGGTCGCTGGGTTCAATAGA GTCAGACAAATAACGAACAACATAGACTTCATATTAGACACTCTCCCGCTGTCCACTGAAGTCGAAGTGCAG GGCGATAAAATTAGGAAGCGTAAAGGCTGGATGAGTTATCTTCTCCGACCAAGTATCAATCGGGCTGCCAACGCTTCTGGTCAGTCTCCAGTGACATTGAAACCTGATAATCTGGCTGCACAGTTGCAAGCTGTTGATCTGGAGGCGGCAGTTTCTGAGCAGAGCAGGAGAAGGATTCTCAGTCGGTCAGCATCTGGCAACGTGAATAGCCAGCTACATGCTGATGCTGCCGCCGATTGTAATGGTGACATTATCGGACAAATGGATCAAGAGTGA
- the LOC121984811 gene encoding G2/mitotic-specific cyclin-2-like isoform X2 → MDVVGGSEQGIMQPKTSREMGNRRALRDIKNLLGAQRNPYVVTKKGLTDKINLDDQNPALGARRPITRRFAATLANQSQAHNQDSKENYQQIGNDREHAAAIQPDVSLSSVDTSTDLDFDFHNSSIGLLLPMSDEMDSSDLEEVEMEESVVDSMPDIDSCDHDDPLAVVDYVDDIYRLYRKTEDESCVDPNYMSKQFDINGKMRAILIDWLIEVHYKFELMEETLFLTVNIIDRFLESETVVRKKLQLVGITALFLACKYEEVSVPVVEDLILISDKAYTRTEVLEMEKLIAGTLHFNMSIPTPCVFMKRFLKAAESDRKLELLSYFIIELSLVEYKMLKFCPSLLAAAAIYTAQCALKGQEEWTKTCELHTAYSKSQLLECSMLMVDFHLKAATGKLTGVHRKYSTFKYGCAARTEAAIFLLETNP, encoded by the exons ATGGATGTAGTTGGCGGTAGTGAGCAAGGCATAATGCAACCTAAGACTTCTCGAG AAATGGGCAATCGAAGGGCATTGAGGGACATAAAGAATCTGTTGGGGGCACAACGTAACCCTTATGTGGTGACCAAGAAGGGATTGACGGA CAAAATAAATTTAGATGATCAGAATCCTGCACTTGGTGCCCGACGACCAATTACAAG GAGATTTGCTGCTACATTGGCAAACCAATCGCAAGCTCACAATCAG GATTCCAAGGAAAATTATCAGCAAATTGGGAATGACAGAGAGCATGCAGCAGCCATACAGCCTGATGTGAGTTTGAGTTCTGTAGATACTTCTACAGACCTAGATTTCGATTTTCACAACTCAAGCATTGGGTTGCTATTGCCTATGTCAGATGAAATG GATAGCTCTGATCTCGAGGAGGTTGAAATGGAAGAAAGTGTGGTGGATTCGATGCCTGATATTGATAGCTGTGACCACGATGATCCACTGGCAGTAGTtgattatgtagatgatatatacAGATTGTACAGGAAAACAGAG GATGAAAGTTGTGTGGACCCTAACTacatgtccaagcagtttgatatcaATGGAAAAATGCGGGCTATTCTCATTGACTGGTTGATAGAG GTGCATTATAAATTCGAATTAATGGAGGAGACACTTTTTCTGACTGTAAATATTATCGATAGATTCTTAGAAAGTGAGACGGTAGTAAGGAAAAAACTTCAGCTGGTTGGAATTACAGCATTGTTTCTTGCTTGCAAGTACGAGGAAGTGTCCGTTCCAGTTGTTGAGGATTTGATCTTAATTTCTGACAAAGCTTACACTAGGACTGAAGTTCTTGAAATG GAAAAACTTATTGCAGGGACATTGCACTTCAATATGTCCATTCCAACTCCTTGCGTCTTCATGAAAAGGTTTCTCAAGGCAGCTGAATCTGACCGAAAG TTGGAGCTTCTTTCTTATTTCATCATAGAGCTCTCTTTGGTTGAGTACAAGATGCTCAAATTCTGCCCTTCGTTACTGGCTGCTGCAGCAATATATACCGCACAATGCGCCCTCAAAGGGCAGGAGGAATGGACAAAAACTTGCGAATTGCACACTGCCTATTCAAAGAGCCAGCTACT TGAATGCTCTATGTTGATGGTGGATTTCCACCTCAAGGCTGCAACTGGAAAACTCACTGGAGTACATAGGAAATACAGTACTTTTAAGTATGGATGTGCAGCAAGAACAGAAGCTGCTATTTTTCTACTGGAAACTAATCCTTAG
- the LOC121984809 gene encoding nuclear pore complex-interacting protein family member B12-like, with translation MSRCFPYPLPYFGQAENQSIKLLKEERAKKHTKKVKKERHAKDKAGNSNHEEKQHKKRKHKDKSEDDKRSHKKRKSEIEQRPLVRDLCNQKTSEAIEHLEKSGLTEELEPSCSIQHKLDSPESSLDSSKRRKLVPSSSSHDLQGTTLCIKLPILRQRVAEPSPLPLSRQTELQPPLPLSGQVKLALPSSRQIKPQPLSSSSSGKVRLPLLASSKQIKPQPSLPQSRLGGLTVPSQKQINLETLVPSSEQAQPAVPSSRQTRPPLPQSQLEELTMPLQKQINLQTPLPSSNQVQPALPSSRQTRELPPLPPQLGRLKRAVPSSKQTKLQLSLPPSGQVVPSLPLMKHTELQEQLPLPSLSTQIRPQPKNVHPAKQKLDQMPTAVAEQPCSSSRPPEAALPGAAAATTKTSRPNRVGGRTWQKEQYKTLVVNWNPPHPMQLDPSVVVSEDDDWLNVAPKQQLNPLKKDSTTTDSAGLICENHEVPLVQPRARCMPGLNLYLLPYAVPF, from the exons ATGTCGCGTTGCTTCCCGTACCCACTGCCTTACTTTGGACAGGCGGAGAACCAATCCATTAAG CTTCTAAAGGAAGAAAGGGCAAAGAAGCATACAAAAAAGGTGAAGAAGGAAAGGCATGCGAAAGATAAGGCTGGaaactcaaatcatgaagaaaAGCAGCATAAAAAGAGGAAGCATAAGGATAAATCAGAAGATGATAAAAGAAGCCACAAAAAGAGGAAGTCTGAAATTGAGCAACGCCCATTGGTTCGAGACCTTTGCAACCAAAAGACGAGTGAAGCAATTGAGCATCTGGAGAAAAGTGGCCTCACAGAAGAACTTGAGCCTTCATGTTCTATCCAGCATAAGCTTGATTCTCCTGAGAGTTCTCTGGACAGCAGTAAGAGAAGGAAACTGGTGCCGTCTTCTTCTAGCCATGATCTTCAAG GTACTACTCTTTGCATCAAATTGCCAATCTTAAGGCAAAGAGTTGCAGAGCCATCACCCTTACCTTTGTCAAGGCAAACAGAGCTGCAGCCACCATTGCCACTGTCTGGGCAAGTAAAACTAGCCTTGCCGTCGTCAAGGCAAATAAAGCCTCAGCCactttcatcatcatcatccggGAAAGTAAGATTACCATTATTGGCTTCGTCAAAGCAAATTAAGCCACAACCATCTTTGCCACAGTCAAGGCTTGGGGGACTAACAGTGCCATCGCAAAAGCAAATTAATCTGGAAACACTAGTGCCATCATCGGAGCAAGCACAGCCAGCAGTACCATCATCAAGGCAAACAAGACCACCTTTGCCACAGTCGCAACTTGAGGAGCTAACAATGCCATTGCAAAAACAAATTAATCTGCAAACACCATTGCCATCATCAAATCAAGTACAGCCAGCATTACCATCATCAAGGCAAACACGGGAACTGCCGCCATTGCCACCACAGCTGGGGAGATTGAAGCGAGCAGTTCCTTCCTCAAAGCAAACTAAGCTGCAACTATCATTGCCACCGTCGGGGCAGGTTGTGCCATCATTGCCTTTGATGAAGCATACAGAGCTGCAGGAGCAGCTACCTTTGCCATCGTTGTCAACTCAGATACGTCCACAGCCAAAAAATGTACACCCAGCAAAGCAGAAACTTGATCAGATGCCTACTGCTGTTGCAGAACAGCCATGTTCCTCGAGCAGGCCTCCAGAAGCAGCTCTCCCTGGAGCAGCAGCAGCTACAACTAAAACTTCCCGACCAAATAGGGTTGGCGGCAGAACATGGCAAAAAGAACAGTACAAAACTTTGGTAGTAAACTGGAATCCACCACACCCAATGCAACTTGACCCATCAGTGGTGGTCAGTGAGGATGATGATTGGCTAAATGTGGCTCCGAAGCAACAATTGAATCCTCTGAAGAAAGACAGCACCACTACCGACTCAGCAGGACTTATTTGTGAAAATCATGAGGTTCCTTTGGTGCAACCTCGAGCTCGTTGCATGCCTGGGTTGAACTTGTATCTGCTGCCATACGCTGTCCCATTTTAG
- the LOC121984811 gene encoding G2/mitotic-specific cyclin-2-like isoform X1: MDVVGGSEQGIMQPKTSREMGNRRALRDIKNLLGAQRNPYVVTKKGLTDSKINLDDQNPALGARRPITRRFAATLANQSQAHNQDSKENYQQIGNDREHAAAIQPDVSLSSVDTSTDLDFDFHNSSIGLLLPMSDEMDSSDLEEVEMEESVVDSMPDIDSCDHDDPLAVVDYVDDIYRLYRKTEDESCVDPNYMSKQFDINGKMRAILIDWLIEVHYKFELMEETLFLTVNIIDRFLESETVVRKKLQLVGITALFLACKYEEVSVPVVEDLILISDKAYTRTEVLEMEKLIAGTLHFNMSIPTPCVFMKRFLKAAESDRKLELLSYFIIELSLVEYKMLKFCPSLLAAAAIYTAQCALKGQEEWTKTCELHTAYSKSQLLECSMLMVDFHLKAATGKLTGVHRKYSTFKYGCAARTEAAIFLLETNP, encoded by the exons ATGGATGTAGTTGGCGGTAGTGAGCAAGGCATAATGCAACCTAAGACTTCTCGAG AAATGGGCAATCGAAGGGCATTGAGGGACATAAAGAATCTGTTGGGGGCACAACGTAACCCTTATGTGGTGACCAAGAAGGGATTGACGGA CAGCAAAATAAATTTAGATGATCAGAATCCTGCACTTGGTGCCCGACGACCAATTACAAG GAGATTTGCTGCTACATTGGCAAACCAATCGCAAGCTCACAATCAG GATTCCAAGGAAAATTATCAGCAAATTGGGAATGACAGAGAGCATGCAGCAGCCATACAGCCTGATGTGAGTTTGAGTTCTGTAGATACTTCTACAGACCTAGATTTCGATTTTCACAACTCAAGCATTGGGTTGCTATTGCCTATGTCAGATGAAATG GATAGCTCTGATCTCGAGGAGGTTGAAATGGAAGAAAGTGTGGTGGATTCGATGCCTGATATTGATAGCTGTGACCACGATGATCCACTGGCAGTAGTtgattatgtagatgatatatacAGATTGTACAGGAAAACAGAG GATGAAAGTTGTGTGGACCCTAACTacatgtccaagcagtttgatatcaATGGAAAAATGCGGGCTATTCTCATTGACTGGTTGATAGAG GTGCATTATAAATTCGAATTAATGGAGGAGACACTTTTTCTGACTGTAAATATTATCGATAGATTCTTAGAAAGTGAGACGGTAGTAAGGAAAAAACTTCAGCTGGTTGGAATTACAGCATTGTTTCTTGCTTGCAAGTACGAGGAAGTGTCCGTTCCAGTTGTTGAGGATTTGATCTTAATTTCTGACAAAGCTTACACTAGGACTGAAGTTCTTGAAATG GAAAAACTTATTGCAGGGACATTGCACTTCAATATGTCCATTCCAACTCCTTGCGTCTTCATGAAAAGGTTTCTCAAGGCAGCTGAATCTGACCGAAAG TTGGAGCTTCTTTCTTATTTCATCATAGAGCTCTCTTTGGTTGAGTACAAGATGCTCAAATTCTGCCCTTCGTTACTGGCTGCTGCAGCAATATATACCGCACAATGCGCCCTCAAAGGGCAGGAGGAATGGACAAAAACTTGCGAATTGCACACTGCCTATTCAAAGAGCCAGCTACT TGAATGCTCTATGTTGATGGTGGATTTCCACCTCAAGGCTGCAACTGGAAAACTCACTGGAGTACATAGGAAATACAGTACTTTTAAGTATGGATGTGCAGCAAGAACAGAAGCTGCTATTTTTCTACTGGAAACTAATCCTTAG
- the LOC121984808 gene encoding rho GTPase-activating protein 17-like isoform X1, producing the protein MASTVHEKKRRLRVLGLRRQPRKGGLPLSPFVGTTEAVGAPLLSSTPSPPVSSFQRRHQEFGAWVFLRRRLHDQERVFFSPRRKQGRGKLPSSPRYRHRDLRQDSPLIGPLAPHPQPTPIADRAQQHLRRQPPRVASPPPATSTRTAAPPPATSARCQPPTDSLHAPPAAPPPVASMGRNHHLPAVPVPTLPRFRFVSLWYADPCVDPICVSCSGLYVVTVFRHIRRCHIPACEPMSYAGRVVVVF; encoded by the coding sequence ATGGCCAGCACTGTTCATGAAAAAAAGAGGAGGCTTCGGGTTTTGGGGCTCCGCCGCCAGCCAAGGAAGGGTGGTCTCCCTCTCTCGCCCTTCGTTGGCACCACCGAAGCCGTAGGCGCTCCCCTCCTCTCCTCTACCCCTTCCCCTCCGGTCTCCTCATTCCAGCGCCGCCACCAGGAGTTTGGGGCATGGGTTTTCCTCCGCCGCCGCCTCCATGACCAGGAGAGGGTCTTCTTCTCCCCTCGCCGCAAGCAGGGGAGGGGAAAGCTCCCTTCTTCCCCGCGCTACCGCCACAGGGACCTTCGACAGGACTCGCCGCTCATCGGACCACTCGCACCGCACCCACAACCCACGCCCATCGCTGACCGCGCACAGCAGCACCTCCGCCGGCAGCCACCGCGCGTTGCTAGCCCCCCGCCAGCAACCTCCACGCGCACAGCAGCTCCTCCGCCGGCAACCTCCGCGCGCTGCCAGCCCCCCACCGACAGCCTCCATGCGCCCCCAGCAGCTCCTCCGCCGGTAGCTTCCATGGGCCGCAACCATCACTTACCGGCAGTCCCTGTGCCGACTTTACCTCGGTTCCGATTTGTGTCGCTGTGGTATGCCGATCCATGTGTCGATCCAATCTGTGTGTCTTGTTCTGGCCTTTATGTTGTCACTGTGTTCCGGCATATACGCCGTTGTcacattccggcctgcgagccgatgtcATACGCCGGTCGTGTCGTCGTTGTATTCTGA
- the LOC121984806 gene encoding uncharacterized protein LOC121984806, translated as MKDRESGMKEDRIKQEATTMADVLLLVLLSLLCCGLERAAAQVPIPPRIDGFVYGADPPVWGKSVVVEAFFDPVCPDSRDSWPPLKKALRHYSHRLSLVVHTFALPYHSNAFIASRALHIANRLNSSSTYPLLELFFKFQEKYYNRPTYNLTRASIVDDISRLATKVVGKDSLSSILSGFNATETDSATRISFKYGCSRAVTGTPFFFVNGIPLAVSGPVPDYKAWRNIIDPLVAKQS; from the exons ATGAAGGACCGAGAGAGCGGCATGAAGGAGGATCGGATTAAGCAGGAGGCTACAACCATGGCCGATGTGCTGCTCCTCGTCCTCCTATCCTTGTTGTGTTGCGGCTTGGAGCGAGCAGCGGCGCAGGTGCCGATCCCACCCCGAATCGATGGCTTCGTCTACGGAGCCGATCCTCCCGTGTGGGGCAAATCCGTGGTGGTGGAGGCCTTCTTCGACCCTGTGTGCCCTGACAGCAGAGACTCATGGCCGCCTCTCAAGAAGGCGCTGCGCCACTACTCCCATCGCCTCTCACTCGTCGTCCACACTTTCGCTCTCCC TTACCACAGCAATGCATTTATTGCTAGCCGTGCGCTTCACATTGCCAATAGGCTCAACTCATCCTCAACATACCCGTTGTTGGAGCTTTTCTTCAAGTTTCAG GAGAAATACTACAACCGACCAACTTACAACCTGACAAGAGCTTCTATAGTGGATGACATCTCAAGGCTGGCCACTAAGGTTGTCGGCAAGGATTCGTTATCATCAATTCTATCCGGTTTCAATGCTACAGAAACAGACTCTGCAACGAGGATTTCCTTTAAG TATGGTTGTTCAAGGGCAGTGACAGGCACacctttcttctttgtaaatgGGATTCCACTGGCTGTGTCTGGCCCAGTGCCTGATTACAAGGCATGGAGGAATATTATCGATCCACTTGTAGCAAAGCAAAGTTGA
- the LOC121986804 gene encoding E3 ubiquitin-protein ligase EL5-like: protein MWAVYLAIGTVFAISFGIAMLFAYKLWFSVPASLVASEGKAAAGLSTAELDMIAGDGGGAVVDGGQYCAVCLEEMEEGQAARVLPECRHAFHRECVDRWLARHRECPLCRAVLRPPRSPPVAHVPTLAV, encoded by the coding sequence ATGTGGGCGGTGTACCTGGCGATCGGGACGGTCTTCGCCATCAGCTTTGGGATCGCGATGTTGTTCGCGTACAAGTTGTGGTTCTCGGTGCCTGCAAGTCTGGTGGCGTCGGAGGGCAAGGCGGCGGCCGGCCTGTCGACTGCGGAGTTGGATATGATAGCAGGCGACGGAGGGGGCGCGGTGGTGGATGGGGGGCAGTACTGCGCGGTGTGCCTGGAGGAGATGGAGGAGGGGCAGGCAGCGAGGGTTCTTCCAGAGTGCCGCCACGCCTTCCACCGCGAGTGCGTCGACAGATGGCTGGCGAGGCACCGGGAATGCCCCCTCTGCCGGGCCGTCCTCCGCCCTCCTCGTTCGCCTCCCGTCGCACACGTGCCGACGCTTGCGGTGTAG